The Rhodospirillaceae bacterium genome segment CGAAGCGGCTTGCCGAGATCCGTGACCATGCCCAGGCGTTGGGCTCATTGTGCATACTCACTGAACCGGGGTTTGAGCCTGGGGTTATGCGCGTCATTGAGGAGTCCGCAGACGTGCGCGTCGGCAGAATTGATCCTTTGGGTGTAGAGATCGAGCCGGGCCGAACTCTGTATATAGATCTCATGACTGGAATTGCAGGTGCGCTTGTTGCGTGTCTGCAAAACAGATAGGCGAACTTTTAGCTCTTGCTTTTCCCGCCGCGGACAACGGTTTCTTGACCTCTGTTATTGTCCAATTTAAACCGCTGTCCGAACAGGGTGAGCGTTAGCGCATGATCTGGGCCTTCGCCGACCGCGCGATAGCGCTTCTGAAATTCTTCCTCCGAGAGATCACTCGGCAATTGACACAAATCTTCAAAGTCTTTGCGTGTGCGCACGCGCCCAGACCAAGATTCACCAGAAGGCGCTAGTGGAGCCTCTAAGTTCAAAAGGTCAGGGGCTAATCGCGCGAAGAGTTTAGTGACACATTCAAAGGCCAGGGTGTCCGCAGCAAGACGGTCTGCCCACGGCATGAGTGAGGTAAGGCGCGTGCCAACAATCTCTCCGCCATCCACCTGTTCGGTCATGCGGTGTGCTGTGGCGCCAAACATCTCTGCGCCATCGTAAATGGCAAAACAGGAGGGAAACAGACCTGGGTAGGCGGGCGGACCAGGATGAAAGTTATAGGCTCCGCTTGAGAGCGCTTTCAGCACCGGGTTTGGAATGATTACGCCCGTACAAAAGGCCACCAGTCTGCAAGGTCCAGTGACATTGGACAGGGCTGTTTCGATGTCTTGAAGGGTTTCGGCGGTCTTGATCTGAGGTTTATGAGGAAAATTAACGCGCTCTATGACGGCTTCTAAAGTCGCCAGAAACCCAGGCTCAGTCAGGATAATGAGGGTTGATTGGTCCATATCGCTACCTTAGTTAATCTGGCCTCTGCGAGCCAACACTCTTGAAATTACAGCCAGCCTTAACTACAAACAGTATATAAATCAGACCTTTTTAGTCTGAGTTTTAAGGTGAGCAAATAGTGTTTAAAGTCAACAAGTTAACAGACTATGCGACCGTCGTGCTGATTGATATGGCGCGAAGCGGGAAAGTTCACCCCACCCAAGCTATTTCAGATAGCACCGGTATTCCACTTCCGACCGTAGCAAAGCTGATGAAGCACCTCGTAAAGTCTGGTCTGGTGATGTCCCACCGGGGCGTGCACGGCGGGTACCGTCTGACGCGCCCAGCCTCTGAAACCACCATCGCTGACGTTATAGAGGCCGTAGAAGGGCCGATTGCGCTCACAGCGTGTGTAGAGACGTCGGATGAGCACTGTGGGTATGAAAGTTTATGCGCGGCCAGTGGCAAGTGGAATCGCGTGAATAGAGCCGTCACAAACGCCTTAAAAGAAGTGACACTGGCCGAAATGATTGATGATCTGAGTGGATCAAGCCCATTTGCGGTCATCGCCGATGGGGCGGAGAGCCCTTCAGCGTCGGCAAAGCAAGATGAGGTGCACTAACAATGGTTGCGACCAAACAAACTGTTGATGCTGTTCGGGATGTTGAAACCTACAAGCACGGTTGGGCGACGGATATTGAGTCCGATATGGCCCCAAAGGGCCTCAGTGAAGATATTGTCCGTTTTATCTCGGCCAAAAAGGAAGAGCCGGAGTGGATGCTCGAATGGCGTCTGAAAGCTTATCGCCTGTGGCTGACGATGGAAGGCCAGGAGCCAACCTGGGCAAAGGTCTCTTACCCAAAAATTGATTATCAAGACGCGTACTATTATGCCGCACCCAAGTTAGAGGACGGACCAAAGAGTCTTGATGAGGTCGATCCAAAACTCCTGGAGACATACGAAAAGCTTGGGATTCCTTTGCGCGAACAAGAAATGCTGGCGGGTGTGGCTGTTGATGCCGTGTTTGACAGTGTTTCGGTGGCTACGACCTATAAGAAAAAGCTCAATGAGCTTGGCGTGATCTTCTGCTCTATGTCGGAAGCGATCAAGAATCATCCGGAGTTGGTGCAAAAGTATTTGGGTTCGGTTGTTCCGTACAGCGACAACTTTTTTGCAACATTAAACTGTGCCGTTTTTACCGATGGCTCCTTTGTCTACATCCCAAAGGGCTTGCGTTGCCCCATGGAGTTATCCACGTACTTCCGCATTAACGAAAAGAACACAGGGCAATTTGAACGCACGTTGATTATTGCTGATGAAGGCTCCTACGTGAGCTACTTGGAAGGCTGTACGGCACCGCAGAGAGATGAGAATCAACTTCACGCGGCTGTTGTTGAATTGATTGCGCTTGATGATGCTGAAATCAAATATTCAACTGTCCAGAACTGGTATCCCGGTGATGAGGATGGCAAGGGCGGCATTTATAACTTCGTGACCAAACGCGCCGCGTGCCGGGGGCGCAACTCTAAAGTCATGTGGACACAGGTCGAGACTGGCTCCGCTGTGACATGGAAGTATCCGAGCTGTATTTTGCAAGGGGATAATTCCGTTGGGGAGTTTTATTCCGTCGCCATTACAAACAACAAACAGCAGGCTGATACCGGCACGAAGATGATCCATTTGGGCAAAAACACCCGCTCCAAGATTATCGCAAAGGGTATTTCTGCGGGCCGTTCAGACAGTACCTATCGTGGGCTCGTGCGCATTCAACCGAAGGCGGATGGCGCACGGAACTTTACCCAGTGCGACAGCTTACTGATTGGTGATCAATGTGGGGCACATACAATTCCTTACATTGAAAGCCGCAATCCGACGGCGCAGACAGAACATGAAGCAACGACCTCAACCATCAGTGATGATCAGATGTTTTATTGCCAGCAACGCGGCTTGAATCCTGAAGAGGCGGTGTCTCTTATTGTGAACGGCTTCTGCAAGGAAGTCCTGCAAACGTTACCCATGGAATTCGCTGTCGAGGCGCAGAAGCTGGTCGGCATTAGTTTGGAAGGAAGTGTTGGTTAATCCCCCGCACTTAAGTAAAGAGTTATACGTATGTCACTTATCGAAATTAAAGACCTTCACGTCTCCGTGGATGACAAGGAAATTCTGAAAGGGATTGACCTGACAATTAACGGCGGCGAGGTTCATGCAATCATGGGGCCGAATGGAACCGGCAAGAGCACATTGTCTTATGTGTTGGCTGGCCGCAAGGGCTACGAAGTAACAAAGGGAAGTGTGTCCTTTGATGGTAAAGACCTACTGGAGATGGAAGCGGATGAGCGAGCAAGGGCCGGTGTCTTTTTGGCGTTTCAATACCCCTTGGAAATTCCCGGGGTTGCAACGTCGACCTTCTTAAAAACCGCTTTGAATGCAAAAAGACGCGAAAGCGGTCTGGATGAGATCGACGCGATGGAGTTTCTCAATCTTATCAAGGCACAGACTAAAGAACTTGAGATGCCTTACGAGATGATCAAGCGCCAATTGAATGTAGGGTTCTCGGGCGGTGAAAAGAAACGTGCCGAAGTTTTGCAGATGAGTTTGTTGGAGCCCAAGTTTGCCATTCTGGATGAGACAGATTCTGGTCTAGATATTGATGCCCTAAAAGTTGTGTCCAATGGTGTAAACGCCTTGCGTGACCCGGAGCGCGCTTTTTTGGTAATCACCCATTACCAGCGCCTTCTGAAGTACATTATCCCTGACTTTGTCCATGTGATTGTTGATGGAAAAATTGTGGAAAGCGGCGATAAGTCATTGGCTGAAGTTTTAGAAGCTGAGGGTTATGCTCGCTTCGAAAAACGTGCAGCAGCTTAAGGCTGGGTATTGTCATGACCACCGTCGAATCCTCACCAGAGACCACTTTCGGTTCAGCCTATGCAAACGCGGTAGGCGCGCTGCCAGGCGCCAATGAATCCTGGATAGATTCAATACGGCAGACATCCAGAGCCATTGTCGAAGCCGGTGGTTTTCCAGGTCCCAAGACTGAGGCATGGAAGTACACGTCTCTTCGCGAAATTGCTAATACATCATTTATTCCGGCGAGTGAGGCAGATGATGTTGATGTTTCTGCCGCCCCTGTTGGCAGTCCGGTTCTTGAAGGTGCGTTGCAGGTTGTTTTTGTAAATGGTGTCTACCGTCAAGATCTCTCAACGTCGTTTAAAGATGTTCAATCCGGTGTGACGTTTGGGCCGCTTGCTGATGTACTCAAAAACAATCCTGAATATCTCAAAGATATTCTGGCTTCTGCAGCCGTGCCGGCTGAGTCATTCATTGCAGCCCTGAATACCGGCTTCATGGAGCAGGGGATATATCTTCACGTTGAGGCTGGTGTTGAAATGTTACGGCCTCTTCAGGTCGTTTCCATTGGAGCTTCGGGAGCGCAACCAGGTGCTTTTCATCCAAGGTTGCAGCTTGTTCTCGACAAAAATGCAAAAGCGACTGTGCTGGAGACCCATGTTGGGTTGCCGGGGCAACCTTACTTGAGCAATCCTGTTACGGAAGTAATTCTTGGTCTGGGTTCTGCCTTAAAACATTACACTTTGGTTTGCGAAGATAGTGATGCCTACCATCTTGGACGGTCCGCTGTGTGCGTTTCAGAAGGCGCGCAATATGAGTCCTTTCTGTTATCTCTCGGTGGCAAACTTGCGCGCCGTGAAGTCCAGGTTCGGCTGGAAGCTCTTGGTGCCCGCGCGATTGTAGACGGTGCTTATGGATTGTCAGGGTCTGATCATTCAGACATTTCGTCTGAAATTCTACATCTGGCCCCTGAAACGATTTCTAAGCAGACTGTTAAAGGTGTATTGGGCGGAAAATCGAAAGGTGTGTTTCAAGGACGTGTTCATGTGGCTAGAGAAGGGCAGCGCAGTGATGGGCGACAACTTCATAAAGCTATGTTGCTTAATCGTGGACCAGAGGTGGACTGCAAGCCGGAACTGGAAATCTATGCTGATGATGTTCAATGCGCCCATGGCGCGACAACCGGCGAGATGGATTCAGAGCACATTTTTTACCTGTTAAGCCGCGGTATTGATGAGCAAGCAGCCCGCGCCATGCTGGTTGAAGGCTTCTTGGATGATGTCATTTTTGATATCTCCGATGATGCCGCCAGAACCCTGGTTCTGGATATGGTGAAGCGGTGGCTTGTGCGGCAAAGTGCTCTGATTACGGAGGGCGTATGAACGCCATCTCAAAGCAGACAAAAGCAAAAGACATACGCCCATTTGATATCGAATCTGTGCGCGCAGACTTTCCGATTCTGCAACGCACCGTTCATGGAAAGCCCCTCACATATTTAGACAGTGCAGCATCTGCCCAGAAGCCCAAGCAGGTTATCGACGTTATCCGTTATCAGTACGAACATGAGTACGCGAATGTCCACCGCGGTGCTTATTCTTTAAGCGAAGCGTTAACCGGCAAGTATGAAGAAGCGCGCGAAAAAGTGCGTGCCTTTATTAACGCCGGTTCTGATCGCGAGATTGTCTTCACGAAAGGGGCGACCGAAGCGATTAATCTGGTCGCTGCCACATTTGGTCGCATGCTAAAGGCGGGTGATGAAGTTGTGATCACGGGTCTTGAGCACCACTCTAATATTGTTCCGTGGCAGTTGTTGAGGGATCAAATTGGGATCACGCTTAAAGTTGTACCAGTCCTAGCAGATGGCTCGGTTGATCTAAGCGCCTTCGAAGCAGCGATGACGGGTAAAACCAAATTAGTCTCTGTTGCCCATGTGTCTAATGCCCTGGGTACAATACTTCCGGTGAAAGACATCGTTCAGCTTGCTCATTCTGTTGGCGCAAAATGTCTTATTGATGGTTGCCAGGGTGTGGTTCATGAGGTTGTCGATGTCCAAGCTCTGGACTGTGATTTCTACGCCTTTTCAGGTCATAAGCTCTACGGTCCAACCGGCATTGGTGTGCTGTATGGAAAAGAAGAGCTGTTGAGTGAAATGCCACCGTATCAGGGTGGTGGTGAAATGATCAGTACAGTTACGTTTGAGCGCAGCGAGTGGGCAGAGCTTCCGGCAAAATTTGAAGCCGGGACACCGCCAATCGTGCAAGCTGTGGGATTAGGGGCAGCAATAGACTACGTCAGTTTATTTGATCGCGCGGCAGTAGCTGCTCACGAGCAAGATCTACTAAATTATGCAACCGAACAACTCAAAAGCATAAACAGTTTGAGACTTATCGGGACGGCCAAGCATAAAACGGCTGTGGCTTCTTTTGTGCTGGACGGGGCACATCCCCATGATTTAGCGACGATCTTAGACCGGTCTGGTGTCTGTGTTCGTGCGGGACACCACTGTGCGCAACCGCTTATGGATAGCTTTGGCGTTACCGCTACTCTGCGTGCCTCTTTCGGTATGTACAACACGCGAAGTGAAGTCGATGTTCTGATAGAAGCCTTAGGCCGTGCCAGAGAGATTTTAGGTTAATGGAAGCCGCCGCAAAAGATAGCGATCTGCTGGGATTGTACCAAGAGATCATCCTGGATCACGGGAAGTCGCCGCGTAATGCGGGTGTCATTGAAAATGCAGACTGTCGAAGTGATGGCAAAAACCCACTCTGCGGCGACCGTGTTACCGTCACGACTGAACTAGACCAGCAACAGTCCATTGCTGATATCAAGTTTGATGGCAAGGGATGCGCTATTTCGATTGCGTCTGCCTCCATGATGACTGAAGCGGTCAAAGGCTTAAGCATTACAGAGGCCCGATTGATTTTTGAGGCTGTACGCACCATCTGTTCGAAAGAGGCATCCGTTTTGGATGCTATGCAGGATGTCGGTAATAAGTTGGCTCCAAGACTTGAAAAGCTTGCATCTTTGAGCGGGGTTCGCCAATTTCCGGCGCGAGTCAAATGCGCAACGCTTCCGTGGCACACCCTGATGTCATGCCTTGATGGAAAAGCAACGGCCTCGACGGAACGATGAGGCGGAATAATGAAAGTTCTAAGGAGTCTAAAGTTATGATGCCGCCTTATTCGATGCCGGCTATGGAAGGTGACCCACCCGAGGAAGGTGATACCGTGACACGCGGTGCGCCACTGCCCGACGACGCTGATTACATAATAACCGAATCAGCTGCTGTAGAGGCTCTACGGAGTGTTTTTGACCCGGAAATCCCAGTCAATATTTATGATCTCGGATTGATTTATGAGCTCAAAATTGGTGACAGAGGGAACGTTAATGTGCTGATGACTTTAACCGCGCCAGCCTGTCCCGTCGCAGGCACGCTTCCGGGTGAGGTTGCTGATTCTGTTGCGGCCACCAAAGGAGCTGGGGAGGTTGCTGTGACCATTACATGGGATCCTCCTTGGACACCCGAGAATATGTCTGAAGTGGCGCGTGTCGCCCTCGATATGTTTTGAACGTGACATGTTCTAAATAAATTCGACTGCGTTTAGGAGAATTAAAATGACCAGCTTAACGAGGACTGCTCCGATCACAATTACAGATGCTGCCGTTGCGCGTGCAGCACACCTGATTGGGCGGTCGGATCATCCTGTTGCCGGAATACGTGTGGGCATTGATACCAAAGGGTGTTCTGGCTTTTCGTACAAAGTCGAATATGCCGACGAACAAGGTAAGTTTGAGGATGTCGTAGAGCAGAATGGCGTTAAATTTTTTATAGACCCGATGGCGGTTATGTATCTGTTGGGCTCTGAATTGGATTATCAAGAGTCCAAGATGGAGAGTGGGTTTGTGTTCACTAACCCGAATGAAACAGGGCGCTGTGGATGTGGCGAGAGTTTTTCTGCGGCTCCAAACCCTGATGCGAAAGAATAGGCGTTTTACATTACGCCGAAAGTCGTTTCTCAACCTCGGCTAACAACTTCACTGGATGCACGGGCTTCTGTAGCAAGCTGACAGTGCCATATTGAAACTCTAAATCATCTTCGACGAGGCTCTCCACAATTTCAGGCTGTCCAGTAACTAATATAATCGGGATGGACGGCTCACGGTCTGCGAGCACTTGCCGGAGTTGTAGACCACCCATTGTCGGCATCATGATATCTATAATGGCAATCTGTATATCTTCACTTTCAAAGATGATTAGGGCGGCCTCTCCATCTTCAGCCTCGAAGGCAGTATAGCCACGTTCTCTTAGAACATGACTGAGCGACTCGCGCACCAAGGTGTTGTCATCAACGATTAGAACGCGCCCAAGGCTTTCTATTTTAGCCTCCTGTATTGATGAATAGACTCTGCGGTAAAAGTGTTCCTGAGTCCGATCCAGGAACAGCTGAGACAACAAATTTAGGGTGTATTCTATTCATGCTTGTGACTTGTGAACGCTAAGACCATTCAAATTTAAGGACTTAGAGTAAAGATTGGTATTGTAATCTGCAACGTCTCGGCGCACGTATATTAAATATGGAGACAGTTTTAATAATCTTGCTTTCAATATCTATGCTTGCTGTTCTTGGCGTGTTGCTGACGGGCCTCTTCGCTTTCGTAAAGGGCGGGGATTTTCACGATAAATATGGCAATAAACTGATGCAATGGCGTGTGACCACCCAAGCCATTGCAGTGGTTCTTGTCCTGCTTCTGATTGCTGTTCGGGCGGACTAGTTAACCCCAGTTAGCCTGACACCGCAGCGTACGCCATTCGGATGGCTGTCAGCACCAGAAAACCAGAAAAGAGAAACCGCAGAGATTTCTCGGTCAGCGCATGCGCCAGACGGCTTCCAAGGGGAGCGGTTAGGACAGTGGTTGCCGTTATGAATGCTAGCCCTAGTATATTGACGTATCCGATAGAGCCGAGCGGCAGGCCCGCAAGACCCCACCCTCCGATAATGTACCCCGCGGCAGCTGGGATAGAGATGATGAGCCCAAATGCGGCTGACGTTGCGACGGCCCGGTGCATCGGGTAACGGGCAGCATTTAGGATCGGAACGGATAGCGTTCCACCGCCAATTCCCATCAGCGCCGAGAAAGCACCGACCATGGCCGAGACAACAGATGCGGCAGGTTTGTATATCCAGAGCCCTGAAAGAGTGTTGTCATCGCCGTATTGGGGCATTGATCGGTCACGAAACGCGATATCGAGGGCCACACATAAAGCAACAAAAGCGAAGACAAGTGCGAGTATTGTTCCGCTGAGTAGTCGCGTTGCCAGTATGGTTCCCAATAACACGCCAATAACCAAGCCTGGTGCCCATGATTTGAAAAGAGGCCAATCCACGGCCCCCTTTCTGTGATGGGCCCGCACTGAGGCAAGGGACGTTGGCACAATCGTAGCTAAGGATGTACCGATCGCCACATGAAGCCTAACATCCATGGGGACATCGAGCGTTCCGAGCACCGTGAACAGCACGGGTACAATAATGATACCGCCGCCGACGCCTAAAAGCCCGGCAAGAATACCCGCTATAGCGCCCGTTGCTAGAAGGCTCAGTATGAGAGGGTATGCCGTAATCAGAGAGTCTATCAAAAGGCCAGAGTCCTGTCGTAATTAGAGAGGTCTGACCTAACTAGAACGTCGGCCGCTCTGGTCGGTAGGTCACCTTGTGGGTTTTTTCAAAGGCAGAGATTTGATCGATCAAATCTTTTCTACGATTGCGCGCGGCACCAACTTGCGCCGGCGTGATCGGCGTCGACTCAAATGAGTTGTCGTTTACCATAACCTGAATTCTTTGGAGAAACTCGCTCATTGTTAAAGCCTCAATGATGTCTGCTGCGAGGCCGAGGAAGTAGCTATGGCGAACCGGTTTTTTGGGATTCACATGATAAGCTGAAACGGCAAAAGACCCTGTTTTTCCGTTTTTACGTTCGAGCACTGCAGCTCTGTAGTATGTAGGAAATGAGGAAAAAACGAAGGCCGTCTGGCTATCATGTTCGACAACCAGATCGTCCAACGCGCCGACAATATTACTTGAGGCTTCATTGATTATATCTTGGCTGACATCTCCGCCATGGGCCAGCATTTCAATCTCATCAATGACCTCAACGTTTTCTCCGCCACTCGAAAATATGGGTTCGCCATCCAAGTGGATAGAGATCCATAAGGCCGAATTATAGTTGGATTCATAACTTGACTGTCCCCGCATCCAACGGCTTTCCCAATCCATATCTTTGGCGTCATGAACAATGTTCGGATCACGCCGGAACTGGTCAATAACCATACCTGCGAGCCGTAATGTGGCGGGCATGTTTTGCCCCCGCAGCACACAGCTATAGGTTTTATCTTTTAATTTAAGCGGGAGGATGATCCGGTTTGACCGAATTTCCAGGACCTTTTCTTCTTTGGCTCCGTCACCCAATTCATCAAACCGATGAACGGTCGATTTTTCACGGTACAGAGTGAGATTAGCTATTTCTTTCATAACGAATGACGCAGAGACCAATTGTGAGGTGCCAAAGAAGGGCCTGAGATAACGCAGGCTAGTTTATTGTAAATCGGGCTGTGACAAACAACAAGGGAAGTCCCGATCAAGCTCGAAGAGGAGGGTGATAATAAGAACGGAAAATATTCTTATTCTGTAGATACTTAGGGGCGTGCCTCTTGTGGTGGCATGTTCACTCAGCACTTAATCGATGATAGGCAAGTCCGGGCCGCGCTTGTGCACCAAATTCTTCAATCTGTTCGAGAAAAAGGCTCAGATCAGCCATCAGTTTAGCAAATCCCGGCCGCCGGGTTAAGGATCGCTCATCCACATAAAGTGCTCTGTTTATTTCGATTTGGAGCGCGTGGACGCCATTTTCGGGGTCGCCGTAACTTTGTGTCGTGAACCCGCCAGCATATGGGTTGTTGCGGATTACGGAATATCCAAGGCTGCCGAAAACACGTTCCGCTTCCTCGGTCACCAGCGAGGAGCACGACAGTCCATTTCGATCTCCTAGGACAATATCCACGGACTTGTTCATTTTATCTTTGCTATGGGGCAAACCGGCTGAGGGCATGGAATGGCAATCCAACAAAATACAGTAGCCAAACTGATCCCTGGCGGCGTTGACGAGACGGCGTAATG includes the following:
- a CDS encoding formyltransferase family protein, which codes for MDQSTLIILTEPGFLATLEAVIERVNFPHKPQIKTAETLQDIETALSNVTGPCRLVAFCTGVIIPNPVLKALSSGAYNFHPGPPAYPGLFPSCFAIYDGAEMFGATAHRMTEQVDGGEIVGTRLTSLMPWADRLAADTLAFECVTKLFARLAPDLLNLEAPLAPSGESWSGRVRTRKDFEDLCQLPSDLSEEEFQKRYRAVGEGPDHALTLTLFGQRFKLDNNRGQETVVRGGKSKS
- a CDS encoding SUF system Fe-S cluster assembly regulator; protein product: MFKVNKLTDYATVVLIDMARSGKVHPTQAISDSTGIPLPTVAKLMKHLVKSGLVMSHRGVHGGYRLTRPASETTIADVIEAVEGPIALTACVETSDEHCGYESLCAASGKWNRVNRAVTNALKEVTLAEMIDDLSGSSPFAVIADGAESPSASAKQDEVH
- the sufB gene encoding Fe-S cluster assembly protein SufB, coding for MVATKQTVDAVRDVETYKHGWATDIESDMAPKGLSEDIVRFISAKKEEPEWMLEWRLKAYRLWLTMEGQEPTWAKVSYPKIDYQDAYYYAAPKLEDGPKSLDEVDPKLLETYEKLGIPLREQEMLAGVAVDAVFDSVSVATTYKKKLNELGVIFCSMSEAIKNHPELVQKYLGSVVPYSDNFFATLNCAVFTDGSFVYIPKGLRCPMELSTYFRINEKNTGQFERTLIIADEGSYVSYLEGCTAPQRDENQLHAAVVELIALDDAEIKYSTVQNWYPGDEDGKGGIYNFVTKRAACRGRNSKVMWTQVETGSAVTWKYPSCILQGDNSVGEFYSVAITNNKQQADTGTKMIHLGKNTRSKIIAKGISAGRSDSTYRGLVRIQPKADGARNFTQCDSLLIGDQCGAHTIPYIESRNPTAQTEHEATTSTISDDQMFYCQQRGLNPEEAVSLIVNGFCKEVLQTLPMEFAVEAQKLVGISLEGSVG
- the sufC gene encoding Fe-S cluster assembly ATPase SufC, producing the protein MSLIEIKDLHVSVDDKEILKGIDLTINGGEVHAIMGPNGTGKSTLSYVLAGRKGYEVTKGSVSFDGKDLLEMEADERARAGVFLAFQYPLEIPGVATSTFLKTALNAKRRESGLDEIDAMEFLNLIKAQTKELEMPYEMIKRQLNVGFSGGEKKRAEVLQMSLLEPKFAILDETDSGLDIDALKVVSNGVNALRDPERAFLVITHYQRLLKYIIPDFVHVIVDGKIVESGDKSLAEVLEAEGYARFEKRAAA
- the sufD gene encoding Fe-S cluster assembly protein SufD; amino-acid sequence: MTTVESSPETTFGSAYANAVGALPGANESWIDSIRQTSRAIVEAGGFPGPKTEAWKYTSLREIANTSFIPASEADDVDVSAAPVGSPVLEGALQVVFVNGVYRQDLSTSFKDVQSGVTFGPLADVLKNNPEYLKDILASAAVPAESFIAALNTGFMEQGIYLHVEAGVEMLRPLQVVSIGASGAQPGAFHPRLQLVLDKNAKATVLETHVGLPGQPYLSNPVTEVILGLGSALKHYTLVCEDSDAYHLGRSAVCVSEGAQYESFLLSLGGKLARREVQVRLEALGARAIVDGAYGLSGSDHSDISSEILHLAPETISKQTVKGVLGGKSKGVFQGRVHVAREGQRSDGRQLHKAMLLNRGPEVDCKPELEIYADDVQCAHGATTGEMDSEHIFYLLSRGIDEQAARAMLVEGFLDDVIFDISDDAARTLVLDMVKRWLVRQSALITEGV
- a CDS encoding cysteine desulfurase, with protein sequence MNAISKQTKAKDIRPFDIESVRADFPILQRTVHGKPLTYLDSAASAQKPKQVIDVIRYQYEHEYANVHRGAYSLSEALTGKYEEAREKVRAFINAGSDREIVFTKGATEAINLVAATFGRMLKAGDEVVITGLEHHSNIVPWQLLRDQIGITLKVVPVLADGSVDLSAFEAAMTGKTKLVSVAHVSNALGTILPVKDIVQLAHSVGAKCLIDGCQGVVHEVVDVQALDCDFYAFSGHKLYGPTGIGVLYGKEELLSEMPPYQGGGEMISTVTFERSEWAELPAKFEAGTPPIVQAVGLGAAIDYVSLFDRAAVAAHEQDLLNYATEQLKSINSLRLIGTAKHKTAVASFVLDGAHPHDLATILDRSGVCVRAGHHCAQPLMDSFGVTATLRASFGMYNTRSEVDVLIEALGRAREILG
- a CDS encoding SUF system NifU family Fe-S cluster assembly protein, with protein sequence MEAAAKDSDLLGLYQEIILDHGKSPRNAGVIENADCRSDGKNPLCGDRVTVTTELDQQQSIADIKFDGKGCAISIASASMMTEAVKGLSITEARLIFEAVRTICSKEASVLDAMQDVGNKLAPRLEKLASLSGVRQFPARVKCATLPWHTLMSCLDGKATASTER
- a CDS encoding DUF59 domain-containing protein; its protein translation is MMPPYSMPAMEGDPPEEGDTVTRGAPLPDDADYIITESAAVEALRSVFDPEIPVNIYDLGLIYELKIGDRGNVNVLMTLTAPACPVAGTLPGEVADSVAATKGAGEVAVTITWDPPWTPENMSEVARVALDMF
- a CDS encoding iron-sulfur cluster assembly accessory protein, which codes for MTSLTRTAPITITDAAVARAAHLIGRSDHPVAGIRVGIDTKGCSGFSYKVEYADEQGKFEDVVEQNGVKFFIDPMAVMYLLGSELDYQESKMESGFVFTNPNETGRCGCGESFSAAPNPDAKE
- a CDS encoding response regulator codes for the protein MLSQLFLDRTQEHFYRRVYSSIQEAKIESLGRVLIVDDNTLVRESLSHVLRERGYTAFEAEDGEAALIIFESEDIQIAIIDIMMPTMGGLQLRQVLADREPSIPIILVTGQPEIVESLVEDDLEFQYGTVSLLQKPVHPVKLLAEVEKRLSA
- a CDS encoding twin transmembrane helix small protein, producing MLSISMLAVLGVLLTGLFAFVKGGDFHDKYGNKLMQWRVTTQAIAVVLVLLLIAVRAD
- a CDS encoding sulfite exporter TauE/SafE family protein, which translates into the protein MIDSLITAYPLILSLLATGAIAGILAGLLGVGGGIIIVPVLFTVLGTLDVPMDVRLHVAIGTSLATIVPTSLASVRAHHRKGAVDWPLFKSWAPGLVIGVLLGTILATRLLSGTILALVFAFVALCVALDIAFRDRSMPQYGDDNTLSGLWIYKPAASVVSAMVGAFSALMGIGGGTLSVPILNAARYPMHRAVATSAAFGLIISIPAAAGYIIGGWGLAGLPLGSIGYVNILGLAFITATTVLTAPLGSRLAHALTEKSLRFLFSGFLVLTAIRMAYAAVSG
- a CDS encoding N-formylglutamate amidohydrolase — protein: MSKITDMAEPIEVVEPTELTTPLVLSSPHSGAHYPADLIDASALSKAALRRSEDCYVDELFSAAKTMGIPLIRALYPRAYLDLNREPYELDQEMFSDPLPDFANTTSPRVTAGLGTIARIVANQKEIYARKLTWADADERINRLYKPYHNALRRLVNAARDQFGYCILLDCHSMPSAGLPHSKDKMNKSVDIVLGDRNGLSCSSLVTEEAERVFGSLGYSVIRNNPYAGGFTTQSYGDPENGVHALQIEINRALYVDERSLTRRPGFAKLMADLSLFLEQIEEFGAQARPGLAYHRLSAE